The following are encoded in a window of Lactobacillus panisapium genomic DNA:
- a CDS encoding formate--tetrahydrofolate ligase: MKTDIQIAQEAHALPIKEIAAKVGLSENDLEPYGFDKAKINWQAINKTMANGHLGKLILVTSISPTPAGEGKSTITIGLGDAINNQLHQKTMIALREPSMGPVFGLKGGATGGGQAQVIPMEDINLHFTGDMHALTAAIDTLAALVDNYIYQGNEIGLDPNRIVLKRGIDVNDRSLRNITVGQGSKFNGVEHQSSFAITVANELMAILCLATDIDDLKKRIGLMLVGYTKDDQPVFVKDLKFEGAIAALLSNALKPNLVQTIEHTPALVHGGPFANIAHGANTVMATNLALHLSDYTLTEAGFGSDLGGQKFMDFVSKHLERKPDASVVVATVRALKYQAEGTTDHLDEENLAALRTGFKNLEQHMNNMRNYHVPVIVLINHFTTDTPAELALLQKLVKEQGIDAIVVDYHEQGSKGGVEAAKAVVDLANSGQAQLETTYSESDPVKTKIEKVAKKIYHAKDVEYSDKAEKDIQELEKIGKDKLPVIIAKTQYSFTDNQKLLGAPTDFTLHVKGASLKNGAGFIVITTGHVLDMPGLPKHPAALDIDVDNNGKISGLF, from the coding sequence ATGAAAACAGATATTCAAATTGCACAAGAAGCTCACGCATTACCTATCAAAGAAATTGCAGCAAAAGTTGGTTTAAGCGAAAATGACCTTGAACCTTACGGTTTTGATAAGGCCAAAATCAATTGGCAAGCTATTAACAAGACAATGGCTAACGGTCATTTGGGCAAGTTGATTTTAGTGACATCTATTTCCCCAACGCCAGCAGGTGAGGGCAAATCCACCATTACTATTGGTCTGGGGGACGCTATCAATAATCAATTGCATCAAAAAACTATGATTGCTTTGCGCGAGCCCTCAATGGGACCTGTATTTGGACTTAAAGGCGGCGCTACTGGCGGAGGCCAAGCGCAAGTAATTCCAATGGAAGATATCAATTTACATTTTACAGGTGACATGCATGCACTGACTGCCGCTATTGATACTTTAGCAGCTTTGGTTGATAACTATATCTACCAGGGTAATGAAATCGGACTTGATCCAAATCGTATTGTGCTAAAGCGCGGAATTGATGTTAACGACCGCAGTTTGCGCAATATTACTGTTGGTCAAGGATCAAAGTTTAACGGTGTTGAACACCAATCAAGCTTTGCAATTACAGTAGCAAATGAATTAATGGCTATTTTATGTTTAGCCACTGATATTGATGATCTTAAAAAGCGAATTGGCTTAATGTTAGTTGGCTACACTAAAGATGATCAACCAGTTTTCGTTAAGGACTTGAAATTCGAAGGCGCGATTGCGGCATTATTATCAAATGCTTTGAAGCCTAACTTAGTTCAAACAATTGAACACACACCAGCCTTAGTTCATGGTGGTCCTTTTGCCAATATTGCTCATGGTGCCAATACAGTTATGGCTACCAACTTAGCATTGCATCTTAGTGATTACACGTTGACAGAAGCCGGTTTTGGTAGCGATTTAGGCGGTCAAAAATTTATGGATTTTGTCTCTAAGCACTTAGAACGAAAGCCTGATGCGAGTGTAGTAGTCGCTACTGTCCGTGCCTTGAAGTATCAAGCTGAAGGTACAACTGATCATTTAGATGAAGAAAATCTTGCTGCTTTACGTACTGGATTCAAAAATCTTGAACAGCATATGAATAATATGCGCAATTATCATGTACCTGTAATTGTTTTGATTAACCACTTCACCACCGATACACCAGCAGAATTAGCTTTGCTGCAGAAACTGGTCAAAGAGCAGGGAATTGATGCAATTGTCGTTGATTACCATGAGCAAGGTTCAAAGGGTGGCGTTGAGGCTGCCAAAGCAGTAGTCGATCTTGCTAATTCTGGTCAAGCTCAGTTAGAAACAACATACAGCGAAAGTGATCCGGTTAAGACTAAGATTGAGAAAGTCGCTAAAAAGATCTATCACGCTAAAGACGTTGAATACAGCGATAAGGCCGAAAAAGATATTCAAGAACTAGAGAAAATTGGTAAAGATAAATTACCTGTTATTATTGCCAAAACGCAATATTCATTTACTGACAATCAAAAGCTTTTAGGTGCACCAACTGATTTCACCTTGCATGTTAAGGGTGCAAGTTTAAAGAACGGTGCTGGGTTCATTGTAATTACGACTGGTCATGTTTTAGACATGCCGGGTTTACCAAAACATCCTGCTGCTCTTGATATTGACGTTGATAATAACGGAAAAATAAGTGGTTTATTCTAA
- a CDS encoding acyltransferase → MKKKHFMILGRVGLIYYSWLLVVLFLCLIFAYESTKAINWPAIITGILFFLLVLYTYFNSYWQNNCLKLPFKRKINENKQPQLISRFYWLTIYQVKVTELEKYLLLRIEKQN, encoded by the coding sequence ATGAAAAAAAAGCATTTTATGATCTTAGGTAGAGTAGGCTTAATTTATTACAGTTGGCTATTAGTGGTGCTTTTTCTCTGCTTAATTTTCGCTTATGAGAGTACAAAAGCTATTAATTGGCCGGCAATTATCACAGGAATACTTTTCTTTTTACTGGTGTTATACACCTACTTCAATTCTTATTGGCAAAATAATTGCTTAAAGTTACCATTTAAGCGAAAAATTAATGAAAACAAGCAACCTCAACTGATTAGCCGTTTCTACTGGTTAACAATTTATCAAGTTAAGGTAACTGAATTAGAAAAATACCTATTATTGCGCATCGAAAAACAAAATTAA
- a CDS encoding metallophosphoesterase family protein, with translation MITDKLNTEFWIITDTHLIADCLHDNGTAFQEIQKTSQGKDLAYQEIALRAFCQLVNDKKPAAIIVTGDVTFNGELLSAKKFQEIFSALTATRLLVIPGNHDIYDGWARIFKEEQQLYTEQISPTDWKRIFSSSYECALSQDHYSLGYSVQLNPQYLLLLLDSNIYGKREAIGAPPTEGQISEEQIVWLEKQLTYAKKHHLRPLLFMHHNLYVHNPAVNRGFVLNNAPLLRQLCKDYDIKAAFSGHIHAQNIVGPQDRTPTTEIVTSSFCSYDQAYGIVKLDPTSLTYQRQTFEMTPYLSAKERQNPLLTNFHQYLKNIQLRNLSTNSKQKDSLANQKSSRLNKINQLFIEMNYNYFTGHNHLSEKQLHDLYASPEFKALVADHPRFSKYLKTLYDTTDHSNLSVTLNY, from the coding sequence ATGATTACTGACAAGTTAAACACCGAATTTTGGATTATTACTGACACTCATTTGATTGCAGACTGTCTCCATGATAATGGAACAGCCTTTCAAGAAATTCAAAAAACCAGTCAAGGTAAAGACCTGGCCTACCAAGAAATAGCGCTTAGAGCCTTTTGCCAACTGGTTAATGATAAAAAGCCAGCCGCAATCATTGTGACGGGTGACGTCACTTTTAACGGTGAATTATTGTCAGCCAAAAAATTCCAAGAAATATTTAGTGCTTTAACTGCAACGAGATTACTTGTCATTCCGGGCAATCATGATATTTATGATGGATGGGCACGGATTTTCAAAGAAGAACAGCAGCTTTATACCGAGCAGATTAGTCCAACCGATTGGAAAAGGATTTTTAGTTCATCTTATGAATGTGCTCTCAGTCAAGACCATTATTCTCTCGGCTATAGTGTCCAGCTTAATCCGCAATACTTATTGTTACTTTTAGATTCCAATATTTACGGCAAGCGTGAAGCAATCGGTGCTCCTCCGACCGAAGGACAAATTAGCGAAGAGCAAATTGTTTGGTTAGAAAAACAGCTAACTTATGCAAAAAAGCACCATTTGCGACCGCTACTTTTTATGCATCACAATCTTTATGTTCATAATCCAGCAGTTAACCGTGGCTTTGTGTTAAATAATGCACCTTTACTGCGGCAACTATGTAAAGATTATGACATTAAAGCAGCCTTTTCTGGGCATATTCATGCACAAAATATCGTTGGTCCGCAAGACAGAACACCAACGACTGAAATCGTAACTTCAAGCTTTTGCTCTTACGACCAAGCATATGGCATTGTTAAGCTGGACCCAACTTCTTTAACTTATCAGCGACAGACATTTGAAATGACGCCGTATTTAAGCGCTAAAGAGCGCCAGAATCCGTTACTAACTAATTTTCACCAATATTTAAAAAATATTCAGCTACGTAATCTCAGTACGAATTCAAAGCAGAAAGATTCTTTGGCTAATCAAAAATCATCTAGACTGAACAAAATAAATCAATTGTTTATTGAAATGAATTATAACTACTTTACCGGACACAACCATCTTAGTGAAAAGCAGCTACATGATTTATATGCTTCGCCTGAATTTAAAGCATTGGTGGCCGATCATCCCCGTTTTAGTAAATATTTAAAAACTCTATACGATACGACCGATCACAGTAATCTATCTGTCACACTTAATTATTAA
- a CDS encoding THUMP domain-containing class I SAM-dependent RNA methyltransferase, whose translation MKQYQLYTTMGAGFESVVAKELQSLGYQTQTENGRVFFKGDQADIVKTNLWLRTADRVKILLKEFRALDFDTLYNQVYDIDWAELLPVDAKFPVQGRAVRSKLHSEPGIQSIVKKAIVNKMSDQYHRRGFLPESGNEYPLDIHIYKDVARISLDTTGASLFKRGYRIEHGGAPLKENFGASLIKLTPYDGSHPLIDPMTGSGTLAIEAALIGRNIAPGSWRKFAFDGFDWFDQSLHEEAVEEARTQVKPLEQPIWACDIDQSILEIAKLNANNAGVLQDIYFKQVAVKDFATDLKNGVIIANPPYGKRLKEKKSAEELYQQMGEALLKYDDFSQYYLVGDPLFEEFFGKKATKKRKLFNGNLRVDFYQYWAKKK comes from the coding sequence ATGAAGCAATATCAACTATATACGACAATGGGAGCAGGCTTTGAGAGCGTTGTTGCCAAAGAATTACAATCGTTAGGTTACCAAACACAGACAGAAAACGGTCGGGTCTTTTTTAAAGGCGATCAGGCAGATATTGTTAAAACCAATCTCTGGCTTAGAACTGCTGATCGGGTAAAAATTTTACTTAAAGAATTCCGAGCATTAGATTTCGATACTCTTTACAATCAAGTATATGATATTGATTGGGCAGAACTTTTACCTGTTGATGCCAAATTCCCAGTTCAGGGAAGGGCAGTTCGATCTAAATTACATTCAGAACCAGGCATACAGTCAATTGTCAAAAAAGCAATTGTCAATAAGATGTCAGATCAATACCATCGCCGTGGATTTTTGCCGGAAAGTGGTAATGAGTATCCGCTAGATATTCATATTTATAAAGATGTTGCGCGAATTTCTCTTGACACTACCGGTGCCAGTTTATTTAAACGGGGATACCGAATTGAACATGGTGGTGCACCGCTAAAAGAAAATTTTGGTGCTTCCTTAATTAAACTGACACCTTATGATGGTAGTCATCCGTTAATTGATCCAATGACTGGTTCCGGAACTTTGGCAATTGAAGCCGCATTAATTGGCAGAAATATTGCGCCAGGTTCTTGGCGTAAATTTGCTTTTGATGGCTTTGATTGGTTTGATCAATCTTTGCATGAGGAAGCTGTAGAAGAAGCGCGCACGCAAGTAAAACCACTTGAGCAACCAATTTGGGCTTGTGATATTGATCAGTCAATTTTAGAAATTGCTAAATTAAATGCCAATAATGCTGGCGTTTTGCAAGACATTTATTTTAAACAGGTCGCTGTAAAAGATTTTGCTACTGATTTGAAAAATGGTGTGATTATTGCAAATCCACCTTATGGTAAGCGATTAAAAGAAAAGAAATCCGCTGAAGAGTTATACCAGCAGATGGGCGAGGCCTTGCTCAAATATGATGACTTTAGTCAATATTATTTAGTCGGTGATCCCCTTTTTGAAGAATTTTTTGGTAAAAAAGCGACCAAAAAACGGAAGCTGTTTAACGGTAATTTGCGGGTTGATTTCTATCAATATTGGGCAAAGAAAAAATGA